From the Gordonia bronchialis DSM 43247 genome, one window contains:
- a CDS encoding class I adenylate-forming enzyme family protein, translating into MSDTPAYVYDAHQYRSFFEHEFTYLNGFRRNVARYAAKVAMIDPVTGTEWTYAQLGAVVESLAAGLHAHGVTTGDVVAYQLFNGPEFAQLYLAAQAAGAVGSPVNFRLAAGETAVILDVSRPRVYVYDTDLTAMVAEAIARADHTPALLVGVGGGDLVDGSVSIRWTDLPGAGDVPAPDRGIFDETTRLYTSGTTGMPKAVPMNSAIEIFSAHDVIMHFPLAPEDRTLNMTPWFHRGGLYCAGPNPTFYLGSSLVPMRTFDPALTLDWVQRYRLTFLIGAPTNLAMLAAVQEADPRDLSSLKGIVTMGAPLEREAALRYQEVLTPRIFNGYGSTEGFWNTFLRPSDLPEMAGSAGRACIDDDVRVVRVRDDGELADPDDVVARDGSEVGEVIIRSPKCAAAYYDSPQQEKAKYKGSWLHIGDLATWDGNEFVTIVGRKDDMLISGGENVHPVQVEEALNGHPDVADSLVVGVPDDRWGQLVVAYVVPAEGATPTASALDAYCRSHPMLSQFKRPRAYRIVDQLPVSATGKKLHYKATESAAREVAAGDFTPATTPSGAAR; encoded by the coding sequence ATGAGTGACACACCTGCATACGTCTACGACGCGCACCAGTACCGGAGCTTCTTCGAGCACGAATTCACGTATCTGAACGGGTTCCGCCGCAACGTGGCCCGGTACGCCGCGAAGGTGGCGATGATCGACCCGGTGACCGGCACCGAGTGGACCTACGCGCAGTTGGGCGCCGTGGTCGAATCCCTCGCCGCCGGGTTGCACGCCCACGGCGTCACCACCGGCGACGTGGTGGCCTACCAACTGTTCAACGGCCCCGAGTTCGCGCAGCTCTATCTCGCCGCGCAGGCCGCCGGCGCGGTGGGATCGCCGGTGAACTTCCGGCTCGCCGCGGGGGAGACCGCGGTCATCCTCGACGTCAGCCGCCCTCGGGTGTACGTCTACGACACCGACCTCACCGCCATGGTTGCCGAGGCGATCGCCCGTGCCGACCACACGCCGGCGCTGCTCGTCGGCGTCGGCGGCGGTGACCTGGTCGACGGTTCGGTGTCGATCCGCTGGACGGATCTCCCCGGCGCCGGTGATGTGCCTGCGCCCGATCGCGGCATCTTCGACGAGACCACTCGCCTCTACACGTCCGGGACCACCGGGATGCCCAAGGCGGTCCCCATGAACAGTGCCATCGAGATCTTCTCCGCACACGACGTGATCATGCATTTCCCGCTGGCACCCGAGGACCGCACGCTGAATATGACGCCGTGGTTCCACCGTGGCGGGTTGTATTGCGCGGGACCCAATCCCACGTTCTATCTGGGGTCGTCGCTGGTGCCGATGCGTACCTTCGATCCCGCGCTCACCCTGGACTGGGTCCAGCGCTACCGGCTCACCTTCCTCATCGGGGCGCCGACCAATCTCGCGATGCTCGCCGCCGTCCAGGAAGCCGACCCGCGCGACCTGTCCAGCCTGAAGGGCATCGTCACCATGGGTGCGCCGCTGGAACGTGAAGCGGCGCTGCGCTATCAGGAGGTCCTCACCCCGCGGATCTTCAACGGGTACGGCAGCACCGAGGGATTCTGGAACACCTTCCTGCGGCCGTCGGATCTCCCGGAGATGGCCGGTAGTGCGGGACGCGCATGCATCGACGACGACGTCCGGGTGGTGCGGGTCCGCGACGACGGTGAACTGGCCGACCCGGACGACGTCGTCGCCCGGGACGGCTCCGAGGTGGGCGAGGTGATTATCCGGTCACCCAAATGTGCTGCGGCATACTACGACTCACCTCAGCAGGAGAAGGCCAAGTACAAGGGGAGCTGGCTGCACATCGGTGATCTGGCCACCTGGGACGGCAACGAGTTCGTCACCATCGTCGGGCGTAAGGACGACATGCTGATCTCCGGCGGGGAGAATGTCCACCCGGTCCAGGTCGAGGAGGCGCTCAACGGTCATCCGGACGTGGCGGATTCACTCGTCGTCGGTGTTCCCGACGACCGGTGGGGACAACTCGTCGTCGCCTACGTCGTGCCCGCCGAGGGCGCCACGCCGACCGCCTCGGCCCTCGACGCGTACTGCCGGTCGCACCCGATGCTGTCGCAGTTCAAGCGACCACGGGCCTACCGGATCGTCGATCAGCTGCCGGTGTCGGCCACCGGAAAGAAGCTGCACTACAAGGCCACCGAGTCGGCAGCCAGAGAAGTGGCCGCCGGAGACTTCACACCCGCCACGACCCCGTCAGGAGCAGCGCGATGA
- a CDS encoding SDR family NAD(P)-dependent oxidoreductase, with product MSTNSIAVVTGAGSGIGKSIAESFAAQGTTVIAADLDLDAAKRTAEAAPAIVPMSVDVADRATVDALRDAVTADVGVPDILVNAAGWDRTDQFLNATTEFAEKVVAINYLGPVHMASAFLPGMVEASTSDDWQGGRVINLASDAGRVGSAGETIYAGAKGGVIALSKSLAREMARYRITVNAVCPGPTDTPLFQAQPDKLKEALVKAIPFRRLARPDEVAAPVLFFASPTASFITGQVISVSGGLTMAG from the coding sequence ATGAGTACCAACAGCATTGCCGTCGTCACCGGTGCCGGGTCGGGCATCGGCAAGTCCATCGCCGAGTCCTTCGCGGCACAGGGCACCACCGTGATCGCCGCCGACCTCGACCTCGACGCCGCCAAGCGTACCGCGGAGGCGGCTCCGGCGATCGTCCCGATGAGCGTGGACGTGGCCGATCGCGCCACGGTCGACGCGCTGCGTGACGCCGTGACCGCGGACGTGGGTGTGCCCGACATCCTCGTCAACGCCGCCGGATGGGATCGCACCGACCAATTCCTCAACGCCACTACGGAATTCGCCGAGAAGGTCGTCGCGATCAACTACCTCGGACCGGTGCACATGGCCAGCGCGTTCCTGCCCGGAATGGTCGAGGCATCCACGTCCGACGACTGGCAGGGCGGCCGGGTCATCAACCTGGCCTCGGATGCCGGACGAGTGGGCAGTGCGGGCGAGACCATCTACGCCGGTGCCAAGGGCGGTGTCATCGCCCTGTCGAAGTCGCTGGCACGCGAGATGGCGCGGTACCGAATCACCGTGAACGCCGTGTGCCCCGGGCCCACCGACACCCCGCTCTTCCAGGCGCAGCCGGACAAGCTGAAAGAGGCTCTCGTCAAGGCGATCCCGTTCCGTCGGCTGGCCCGTCCCGACGAGGTCGCCGCACCGGTGCTCTTCTTCGCCTCGCCCACGGCGTCGTTCATCACCGGCCAGGTGATCAGCGTCAGCGGCGGACTCACCATGGCCGGCTGA
- a CDS encoding enoyl-CoA hydratase-related protein, with product MDYQDIDYTVEGRTAIITMNRPQRYNAFRAKTVEEMINAFRRAWADRSVQAVILTGAGEKAFCTGGDVKQRAETGDYGPSESGMFEIGNLHKTIRDIPKPVIAAVNGLAIGGGHVLHVLCDLTIAADTARFGQSGPKVGSFDAGFGSAFLARVVGEKRAREIWYLCRQYDAETAERWGLVNWVVPAADLLDEAKKVATEIAEKSPTAIRMLKQSFNADTDHQAGLSNMAMTALDLFTHHTDEGAEGAAAFAEKRMPEFNKFAAI from the coding sequence ATGGATTACCAGGACATCGACTACACGGTCGAGGGACGGACCGCGATCATCACGATGAACCGGCCGCAGCGGTACAACGCGTTCCGCGCGAAGACCGTGGAGGAAATGATCAACGCCTTCCGCCGCGCCTGGGCCGACCGCAGCGTGCAGGCGGTCATCCTTACCGGTGCTGGGGAGAAGGCCTTCTGTACCGGTGGCGATGTCAAACAGCGCGCCGAGACCGGCGACTACGGACCGAGCGAGAGCGGCATGTTCGAGATCGGCAACCTGCACAAGACGATTCGCGACATCCCCAAGCCGGTCATCGCCGCGGTGAACGGCCTCGCTATCGGCGGCGGCCACGTGCTGCACGTCCTGTGCGATCTCACCATCGCCGCCGACACCGCCCGCTTCGGTCAGTCCGGACCCAAGGTCGGCTCCTTCGACGCCGGCTTCGGCTCGGCCTTCCTGGCGCGCGTCGTGGGCGAGAAGCGCGCCCGCGAGATCTGGTATCTCTGCCGGCAATACGACGCCGAGACTGCCGAGCGCTGGGGCCTGGTCAACTGGGTCGTCCCGGCCGCCGACCTGCTCGACGAGGCCAAGAAGGTGGCCACCGAGATCGCCGAGAAGTCGCCGACCGCCATCCGCATGCTCAAACAGAGCTTCAACGCCGACACCGATCATCAGGCCGGTCTCTCGAACATGGCCATGACCGCCCTGGACCTCTTCACTCACCACACCGATGAGGGCGCCGAGGGCGCCGCGGCCTTCGCCGAGAAGCGCATGCCCGAGTTCAACAAGTTCGCCGCCATCTGA
- the eat gene encoding ethanolamine permease, which produces MAVNEQHEHHVGGVDSHDETTAYLEKRKLQSGSAGWLLLAGLGVSYVVSGDYSGWNFGLGEGGFGGLAIAAVIIAAMYFALVLGMAELSSALPAAGGGYTFARRALGPWGGFATGTAILIEYSIAPAAIATFIGAYVESLNIFGITDGWWVYLAAYAVFIGIHLAGVGEALKVMFAITAIALIGLIVFAVTAIGHFDAANLTNIAPTDAAGASEFLPFGYLGIWSAIPFAIWFFLAVEGVPLAAEETSNPERNVPRGIIAAMSVLLVTCAAVLILTTAAGGASEMSESGNPLVEALGDGSAAKIVNYIGLAGLIASFFSIIYAYSRQLFALSRAGYLPTTLSVTNRRKAPMLALIVPGVIGFVLSLTGKGELLLNMAVFGAALSYVLMMVSHIVLRVREPGMRRPYRTPGGIVTTGFALTIAAIAVIATFLVDVVAACWCLGVFALFMLYFAVYSRHRLVANSPDEEFAALAAAEEDVR; this is translated from the coding sequence ATGGCCGTCAACGAACAGCACGAGCATCACGTCGGTGGCGTGGACAGTCACGATGAGACCACCGCCTACCTGGAGAAGCGGAAGCTGCAGAGCGGAAGTGCGGGATGGCTGCTGCTGGCCGGGCTCGGCGTCAGCTATGTCGTGTCGGGTGACTACTCCGGATGGAACTTTGGTCTCGGCGAGGGCGGTTTCGGTGGTCTGGCGATCGCCGCCGTGATCATCGCGGCGATGTACTTCGCGCTCGTCCTGGGGATGGCCGAACTGTCCTCGGCCCTCCCCGCGGCGGGCGGCGGCTACACCTTCGCTCGCCGGGCACTCGGCCCGTGGGGCGGATTCGCCACCGGCACAGCGATTCTCATCGAGTACTCGATCGCGCCTGCCGCCATTGCGACGTTCATCGGCGCCTACGTGGAGTCACTGAACATCTTCGGCATCACCGACGGATGGTGGGTGTACCTCGCCGCCTACGCCGTTTTCATCGGCATTCATCTCGCCGGCGTCGGCGAAGCGCTCAAGGTCATGTTCGCGATCACCGCCATCGCGCTGATCGGACTCATCGTCTTCGCGGTGACGGCCATCGGCCACTTCGACGCCGCCAATCTGACGAATATCGCGCCCACCGACGCGGCCGGTGCGTCGGAGTTCCTGCCCTTCGGATATCTCGGCATCTGGTCGGCCATCCCCTTTGCCATCTGGTTCTTCCTGGCCGTCGAGGGTGTCCCGCTGGCCGCCGAGGAAACGTCCAACCCCGAACGCAATGTGCCACGGGGCATCATCGCGGCGATGAGTGTCCTGCTGGTCACGTGTGCGGCCGTTCTCATCCTGACCACCGCCGCCGGCGGGGCGTCGGAGATGTCGGAGTCGGGCAACCCGCTCGTGGAAGCGCTCGGCGACGGTTCGGCCGCCAAGATCGTCAACTACATCGGACTGGCCGGACTGATCGCGAGTTTCTTCTCGATCATCTACGCCTACTCCCGACAGTTGTTCGCACTGTCACGCGCCGGTTATCTGCCGACCACGCTGTCGGTCACCAACCGGCGTAAGGCACCGATGCTCGCGCTCATCGTGCCCGGCGTCATCGGCTTCGTGCTGTCGCTCACCGGCAAGGGCGAACTGCTGCTGAACATGGCGGTCTTCGGCGCGGCGCTGAGCTACGTGCTGATGATGGTGAGCCACATCGTGTTACGCGTACGCGAGCCCGGCATGCGACGACCGTATCGCACGCCCGGCGGCATCGTGACCACCGGTTTCGCTCTCACCATCGCGGCGATCGCGGTCATCGCGACCTTCCTCGTGGACGTGGTGGCCGCGTGCTGGTGCCTCGGCGTCTTCGCGTTGTTCATGCTGTACTTCGCGGTGTACAGCCGACACCGCCTGGTGGCGAACTCGCCCGACGAGGAGTTCGCGGCGCTGGCCGCGGCCGAGGAGGATGTCCGGTGA
- a CDS encoding ethanolamine ammonia-lyase subunit EutB, which yields MRFTQSVSGTTYTFDGLVDLMAKATPRRSGDELAGCAADSDAERAAAAWQLADVGLSVFLEDLVVPYESDEITRLIIDTHDRAAFAEIAHLTVGGFRDWLLENSTRGDSAARIAAIAPGLTPEMVAATSKIMRNQDLILVAGSASVTSAFRTTIGLEGRIATRLQPNHPTDDPRGIAAATLDGLLMGCGDAVIGINPATDSPHATADLLHLLDDIRQRFEIPMQSCVLSHVTTTVGLIEQGVPVDLLFQSIAGTESANRSFGVTVAMLREADEAGRSLRRGTVGDNVMYLETGQGSALSAGAHLGTGGRPVDQQTLETRAYGLARVLEPLLINTVVGFIGPEYLYDGKQIIRAGLEDHFCGKLLGLPMGVDVCYTNHAEADQDDMDTLLTLLGVAGAAFVIAVPGADDIMLGYQSLSFHDALYVRHALDLRPAPEFEAWLTRLGMADDHGRILPVDPTSSPLFSLAAGR from the coding sequence GTGAGATTCACCCAGTCGGTGTCCGGCACCACCTACACCTTCGACGGTCTTGTCGACCTGATGGCCAAGGCCACGCCCCGGCGTTCAGGTGACGAGTTGGCCGGCTGCGCCGCGGACTCGGATGCCGAACGCGCCGCAGCCGCATGGCAATTGGCCGATGTCGGGTTGTCGGTGTTTCTCGAGGACCTCGTGGTGCCCTACGAGTCGGACGAGATCACGCGGCTCATCATCGACACCCACGACCGCGCCGCGTTCGCCGAGATCGCCCACCTGACCGTCGGCGGCTTCCGGGACTGGTTGCTGGAGAACTCCACTCGGGGTGACAGCGCGGCCCGGATCGCCGCGATCGCACCCGGGCTCACTCCCGAGATGGTGGCCGCCACATCCAAGATCATGCGCAATCAGGATCTGATCCTGGTCGCCGGGTCGGCGTCGGTCACCTCGGCCTTCCGCACCACCATCGGACTCGAGGGCCGCATCGCCACCCGCCTGCAACCCAATCACCCCACCGACGATCCGCGCGGCATCGCCGCGGCCACCCTGGACGGTCTGCTGATGGGCTGCGGCGACGCGGTGATCGGGATCAACCCGGCAACGGACTCACCACACGCCACCGCAGACCTGCTGCATCTGCTCGACGACATCCGGCAGCGCTTCGAGATCCCCATGCAGTCGTGCGTGCTGTCCCATGTGACGACGACGGTCGGACTCATCGAACAGGGCGTGCCGGTGGATCTCCTGTTCCAATCGATCGCCGGAACCGAAAGCGCCAACCGGAGTTTCGGCGTCACGGTGGCCATGCTGCGCGAAGCCGACGAAGCCGGGCGCTCTCTGCGCCGCGGTACGGTCGGCGACAACGTGATGTATCTGGAGACCGGACAGGGATCGGCGCTGTCGGCCGGCGCCCATCTTGGTACCGGAGGCCGGCCCGTCGACCAGCAGACTCTGGAAACCCGCGCCTACGGCCTGGCCCGGGTCCTCGAGCCACTGCTCATCAACACCGTCGTCGGGTTCATCGGACCCGAGTATCTCTATGACGGCAAACAGATCATCCGGGCGGGACTCGAGGACCACTTCTGCGGCAAACTCCTCGGGCTGCCGATGGGTGTGGACGTCTGCTACACCAACCACGCTGAGGCCGACCAGGACGACATGGACACCCTGCTCACCCTGCTCGGCGTGGCCGGCGCCGCGTTCGTGATCGCCGTGCCCGGGGCCGACGACATCATGCTGGGCTACCAGAGTCTGTCCTTCCACGACGCCCTCTACGTACGCCACGCCCTCGACCTGCGGCCCGCGCCCGAATTCGAGGCATGGCTCACCCGGCTCGGAATGGCCGATGACCACGGCCGCATCCTGCCGGTCGACCCGACGTCCTCACCGCTGTTCTCACTGGCGGCGGGCAGATGA
- the eutC gene encoding ethanolamine ammonia-lyase subunit EutC: MSEPTRSADVWADLRRTTQARIGLGRAGNSLPTQRVLEFQAAHAAARDAVHDPLDVPAFIAHLEDLGIESPRHVRSRADSRGEYLRRPDLGRAPADLSELPRTDADIGIVLADGLSPRALVDHGRGMLAALVDTLGPRYRIAPPVVATQARVALGDHIGEALGVTTLIVVIGERPGLSVADSLGIYLTHRPRPGRTDADRNCISNIHPPDGLGYAAAADITARLVAGARDLGRSGVELKDTSRAAIDAAETTVIEG; this comes from the coding sequence ATGAGCGAGCCGACGCGCTCCGCCGACGTCTGGGCCGACCTCCGGCGTACCACTCAAGCTCGGATCGGTCTGGGCCGTGCAGGCAATTCACTTCCCACGCAACGGGTTCTGGAGTTCCAGGCCGCACACGCCGCGGCCCGAGACGCCGTGCACGACCCGTTGGACGTGCCGGCATTCATCGCCCACCTCGAGGATCTCGGCATCGAGTCACCACGGCACGTACGCAGCCGGGCGGACTCACGCGGGGAGTACCTGCGACGCCCCGACCTCGGCCGTGCGCCCGCGGATCTGTCCGAACTGCCCCGGACCGACGCCGACATCGGCATCGTGCTCGCCGATGGGTTGTCGCCGCGAGCGCTGGTCGATCACGGCCGCGGCATGCTCGCCGCGCTCGTCGACACCCTCGGGCCGCGCTACCGGATCGCGCCACCGGTGGTCGCGACCCAGGCTCGGGTGGCGCTCGGTGATCACATCGGTGAGGCACTCGGGGTGACGACGCTGATCGTCGTCATCGGCGAACGGCCCGGCCTGTCGGTCGCCGACAGCTTGGGCATCTACCTGACGCACCGACCGCGGCCGGGGCGCACCGACGCCGACCGCAACTGCATCTCCAACATCCACCCGCCGGACGGACTCGGATACGCCGCGGCCGCCGACATCACCGCCCGCCTGGTCGCCGGGGCACGCGATCTCGGCCGGTCGGGGGTGGAACTGAAAGACACCTCGCGAGCCGCGATCGACGCCGCGGAGACGACAGTGATCGAAGGCTGA
- a CDS encoding SHOCT domain-containing protein: protein MPGLIRGVARTAAIAGTATAVSNRVSRRQANRWAQQEQERYTQQQPHYSQPQYTQPQYSQPQYAEPAPAQPAPAQPAPAQPAPAAPGSSTIDQLKELAALYQQGILTDDEFAAQKAKILAS from the coding sequence ATGCCAGGTCTGATTCGCGGGGTCGCCCGCACCGCAGCCATCGCCGGTACCGCCACCGCGGTCAGCAACCGGGTCTCGCGCCGCCAGGCGAACCGGTGGGCGCAGCAGGAACAGGAGCGCTACACCCAGCAACAGCCCCATTACAGCCAACCCCAGTACACCCAACCCCAGTACAGCCAACCCCAGTACGCGGAACCGGCGCCCGCCCAACCCGCGCCCGCCCAACCGGCGCCCGCCCAACCGGCCCCGGCCGCACCCGGATCGAGCACCATCGATCAGCTCAAGGAACTCGCGGCGCTCTATCAGCAGGGGATCCTCACCGACGACGAGTTCGCGGCGCAGAAGGCCAAGATCCTGGCCTCCTGA
- a CDS encoding DUF6325 family protein, with protein sequence MEGYDATENLDVTDNATERDLGPIDYIVVEWTEGQPTGESIPHIIDLIDRGIVRLIDIVFVAKSADGVVTQFELEELGAEFSVFDGAATDLIDDDDVAEAAVAIAPGASAAIIVWENLWAAPFATALRNNGGQVVASGRVPVDALLESLEAGES encoded by the coding sequence GTGGAGGGATACGACGCGACAGAGAATCTGGACGTGACGGACAATGCGACCGAGCGCGATCTCGGTCCCATCGACTACATCGTGGTCGAGTGGACCGAGGGCCAACCGACCGGCGAATCGATTCCGCACATCATCGACCTGATCGACCGCGGAATTGTCCGCCTGATCGACATCGTCTTCGTGGCGAAGTCTGCCGACGGAGTCGTCACGCAGTTCGAGCTCGAGGAGTTGGGTGCAGAGTTCTCCGTGTTCGACGGTGCCGCAACAGATCTCATCGACGACGACGATGTGGCCGAGGCCGCTGTCGCGATCGCGCCCGGTGCGTCGGCCGCCATCATCGTGTGGGAGAACCTGTGGGCCGCGCCATTCGCGACCGCCCTGCGCAACAACGGCGGACAGGTGGTCGCATCGGGTCGCGTCCCGGTCGACGCGCTGCTCGAGAGCCTCGAAGCCGGTGAATCGTGA
- a CDS encoding DUF998 domain-containing protein gives MPEIAPTRWSIRAIVVGVLIAAAGICYSSWVLEFLWPSPLDPFRSFLSELDAQHCPHREVYVAGDVTTSVCALIAGAVALIPRPLVRGRLAVAAVVLLAAFGASTMADALLPIECLAGIDPGCRAEPSGLLPQLHHIHALTSTLAVFSIFGAMIAATLVAWRTPAWPLLRTAGTVVFAIIVLSTAWMLIADNLSGNYRLGLAQRIQVGGMTVWLVLWGVTVACRRVPAGPGSTGRYRAGQPRSMTPAAGPSS, from the coding sequence GTGCCTGAAATCGCCCCGACGCGATGGTCGATCCGCGCGATCGTCGTCGGCGTCCTGATCGCTGCTGCGGGCATCTGCTACTCGTCGTGGGTCCTGGAGTTCCTCTGGCCCAGCCCGCTCGATCCGTTCCGCAGCTTCCTCAGCGAGCTGGACGCCCAGCACTGCCCCCACCGCGAGGTGTATGTGGCCGGTGACGTGACCACGAGCGTCTGCGCGCTGATCGCCGGAGCGGTGGCCCTCATCCCACGGCCTCTGGTCCGCGGCCGGCTCGCGGTGGCCGCAGTCGTCCTACTCGCCGCCTTCGGCGCGTCGACGATGGCCGACGCACTGCTGCCGATCGAATGCCTCGCCGGAATCGATCCCGGTTGCCGGGCCGAGCCCAGTGGCCTCCTGCCGCAGCTGCATCACATTCACGCACTCACCAGCACGCTCGCCGTGTTCTCGATCTTCGGCGCGATGATCGCCGCCACCCTCGTCGCCTGGCGCACTCCCGCCTGGCCGCTGTTACGCACCGCGGGGACCGTCGTGTTCGCGATCATCGTGCTGTCCACCGCGTGGATGCTGATCGCCGACAATCTGTCGGGCAACTACCGGCTCGGACTCGCCCAGCGCATCCAGGTGGGAGGGATGACCGTCTGGCTGGTGCTCTGGGGGGTCACCGTCGCCTGCCGGCGGGTCCCGGCCGGGCCGGGCAGCACCGGTCGATACCGAGCAGGTCAGCCCAGATCGATGACGCCGGCCGCCGGACCGTCGTCATAG
- a CDS encoding AMP-dependent synthetase/ligase gives MADLDPITFPHTTGVAVSTLPEAFAQTVTVRPDAVALRTVGGIQEITWAQYAGRVRALAAGLAALGVGHGDTVGIMLTNRPEFHLIDTAALHLGAVPFSVYNTSSPEQIEYLFGNAGNTVVVTEQVFLPVIRAASTKVTSTIVVDGVASEAISLDDLERDPAADFDFDAAWQAVRPDDLATIIYTSGTTGPPKGVEITHRNMIAELAILAEEVEVGFDDRVISYLPAAHIADRVSSHGANLVRGIQVTTVADPREIAAALPDVRPTFFFGVPRVWQKIRAGIEAKMSGESSPVKKKLAGWALGVGAAMAQAHVDGRDPGPALRAQHALADKLVLQKVRAAIGMDQITFAGSGAAAIPPEVLVFFLGLGIPVLEVWGMSETTGVSTMTTADNLKVGTVGRPVHGVQAKLAADGELLIRGPVVMRGYRNQPDKTAETIDADGWLATGDIAEIDDEGNVRIVDRKKELIINESGKNMSPTNIENAMKAAWSLIGQVVAIGDGRPYVSALVVLDPDAAAARAKMLSIPEADIAELAGHPEVVAEVTEAIRTGNGKLSRVEQVKRFTIIPDAWDPGGDELTPTMKLRRKPISAKYAEHIGALYDDGPAAGVIDLG, from the coding sequence ATGGCCGACCTGGACCCGATCACCTTCCCGCACACGACCGGAGTCGCGGTCTCGACACTGCCGGAGGCCTTCGCGCAGACGGTGACGGTGCGTCCCGACGCGGTGGCGCTGCGAACCGTCGGCGGGATACAGGAGATCACCTGGGCGCAGTACGCGGGCCGGGTGCGCGCGCTGGCCGCCGGTCTGGCCGCGCTCGGGGTGGGCCACGGGGACACTGTCGGCATCATGCTGACCAACCGGCCGGAGTTCCATCTGATCGACACCGCAGCGCTGCATCTCGGCGCGGTGCCGTTCTCGGTCTACAACACGAGTTCGCCCGAGCAGATCGAGTATCTGTTCGGGAATGCGGGCAACACCGTCGTCGTCACCGAGCAGGTGTTCCTCCCGGTGATCCGCGCGGCGTCGACCAAGGTGACGTCGACCATCGTGGTGGATGGCGTTGCGTCCGAAGCGATCTCACTCGACGACCTGGAACGTGACCCGGCGGCCGATTTCGATTTCGACGCGGCCTGGCAGGCCGTGCGGCCCGACGATCTGGCGACCATCATCTACACCTCGGGCACCACCGGACCCCCGAAGGGCGTCGAGATCACCCACCGCAACATGATCGCGGAACTCGCGATCCTGGCCGAGGAGGTCGAGGTCGGGTTCGACGACCGGGTGATCTCTTATCTCCCGGCCGCACACATCGCCGACCGCGTGTCCTCGCACGGGGCGAATCTGGTGCGCGGCATCCAGGTCACCACCGTCGCCGACCCGCGGGAGATCGCCGCCGCGCTACCGGATGTCCGCCCGACCTTCTTCTTCGGCGTGCCGCGGGTCTGGCAGAAGATCCGCGCCGGTATCGAGGCCAAGATGTCCGGAGAGTCGAGCCCGGTCAAGAAGAAGCTGGCGGGGTGGGCGTTGGGGGTGGGCGCGGCGATGGCGCAGGCGCACGTGGACGGCCGTGACCCCGGCCCGGCCCTTCGGGCTCAGCATGCGCTGGCCGACAAGCTGGTACTGCAAAAGGTAAGGGCGGCCATCGGCATGGATCAGATCACCTTCGCCGGAAGCGGCGCGGCGGCCATCCCACCCGAGGTGCTCGTCTTCTTCCTGGGGCTGGGTATCCCGGTCCTCGAGGTGTGGGGGATGTCGGAGACGACGGGGGTGTCGACCATGACCACCGCCGACAACCTCAAGGTCGGTACCGTAGGCCGCCCGGTGCACGGCGTCCAGGCCAAGCTGGCCGCCGACGGCGAGTTGCTCATCCGCGGGCCGGTCGTCATGCGGGGATACCGCAACCAGCCCGACAAGACGGCCGAGACCATCGATGCCGACGGGTGGCTGGCGACCGGTGACATCGCCGAGATCGACGACGAAGGCAATGTGCGGATCGTCGATCGCAAGAAGGAACTCATCATCAACGAGTCCGGTAAGAACATGTCGCCCACCAACATCGAGAATGCGATGAAGGCGGCATGGTCACTGATCGGTCAGGTCGTGGCGATCGGCGACGGCCGGCCATACGTCTCCGCGCTGGTGGTTCTCGATCCGGACGCCGCGGCGGCGCGCGCCAAGATGCTCAGCATCCCCGAGGCCGACATCGCCGAACTGGCCGGACACCCGGAGGTCGTCGCGGAGGTGACCGAGGCCATCCGGACCGGCAACGGGAAGCTGTCCCGGGTCGAGCAGGTCAAGCGCTTCACGATCATCCCGGACGCCTGGGACCCCGGCGGGGACGAGCTGACGCCCACGATGAAGCTGCGACGCAAGCCGATCAGCGCCAAGTATGCCGAGCACATCGGCGCGCTCTATGACGACGGTCCGGCGGCCGGCGTCATCGATCTGGGCTGA